The Chloroflexota bacterium genomic interval ACACCCCTCCGTACCCCTGGGGCGACTCGAACGCCCGACACGCGGTTTAGGAAACCGCTGCTCTATCCTCTGAGCTACAGGGGCATGGAGATAGGGGGATTCGAACCCCCGACCTCTGCGATGCGAGCGCAGCGCTCTCCCACTGAGCTATATCCCCCTTTGTATTCTAACAGGGCAGGTAAGGGGCGTCAACGGGCGAGCACCTACGGTTCCACCCACCTGGGGTCATGGCAGGCGGTGCACGCGCCATCATGGCATAGTGTGCACCTCAGGTCAAACACTCTCTCATGGCCTGGTACCGGCATCCCTGTGCCGCCCGCCACACCCGCCCCCGGCTGGCCTACTTTATGGCAAGCGTTGCACGGGACAAATTCCATTGCCTCATGGGTCATGGGCATGGCATGGGGCGTGGGGGTAGCCAGCGGCGTCGGGATAGGCGTCGGCCCAGGAGTGGGCGTTGGGGCTGGCGTCGCGGTGGCCGTCGGCGTTGGCGTGGGTATAGGCGTGGGGGCATTCGTTGGGGCAGGCGTTGGGGTAGCTACTGGCGTAGCCCGGGGGGTAGGGGTGAGGGTGGCCGCCGGAGTCGGGGCAGCCGCTCGCTTGCAGGCCAGGAGTGAGAACAGCACCATACCGGCCAGAAGGGCCACAAGAGATGGCGCCGCTTCTCCGTAGCCCCCATCAGGGAGAAACGCCCCAGGCAATAGCCCAAGCTTCCTATTCTAGACCTCCCTTGAAATAGAGAACTGCTGCTCTATCCTCTGAGCTACAGGGGCATGGAGATAGGGGGATTCGAACCCCCGACCTCTGCGATGCGAGCGCAACGCTCTCCGCCCGAGCTATATCCCCCTTTGTATTCTAACGGCCCCTGGAAAAGGTGTCACCTGCCTCTTTAGGGAACTGAGGGTCTCTGTCTACTCTTTAGACTTACTGCTTAGCTGACGCTTCCCTGAAGAGCTCAACAAGGGCCTTTACGTCCCTGAGCCAGGGCTCCTCGCCCCCCGCCGTGTTCTTAAAGGCGGCCACCTGAACCTTCTTGGTGGGCGCATAGTCGGGAGGGGATGCGAGAAAGGCCACCAGAAGCTCTCCCGCCTTCACGGGGTCCCCTTCCGGACGGGCAAGGCCCTTCTCCTCAAACCATCTTGGCAGGGGGTAGAGGGCAGAAGCGGTGCCCGTGGGAACACGGCCCAGCAGCACCGCGGAAAGGTCGGGCCCCAGGGTGCCCCCAGGCATGTTTAAAGCGCTGATGCTGTGGCACACGTTACAGACATACTTAGCTACGAACAACTGCCTTGCCTGCCGGGCCAGGGCTTGGTCAAAGGTTATCGCCGCCGGGGTGCCCGCCGGCGTCGGGGTAGGTGTTGGAGTGACCACCAGCGTTGGGGTGGGGGTGGGGGTAGCTTTCGGCTTGCAGGTCAAGAGCAGGAGAGAAGAGAGCAACAACTCGGCTATGAGGACCA includes:
- a CDS encoding cytochrome C; protein product: MNKRSRLQLVLIAELLLSSLLLLTCKPKATPTPTPTLVVTPTPTPTPAGTPAAITFDQALARQARQLFVAKYVCNVCHSISALNMPGGTLGPDLSAVLLGRVPTGTASALYPLPRWFEEKGLARPEGDPVKAGELLVAFLASPPDYAPTKKVQVAAFKNTAGGEEPWLRDVKALVELFREASAKQ